The DNA region TTAATTATTGAGTTGATTAAATATAGTTTCGTTTTATACAATCAAAGAATTGATCTTTATTGAAAGCTCACATTTGGTGAAAATTGATTATGTATTCAGTCAATTTGATCTAAATTATAATCAAAAAATTTTGGTAGGGGTTGGTTGTAACAAACATGGAAAGACCATCTCCTGAGTCTGAATCCAGATCATCTTCATCTACTAAAAAGGACCAGGtaattttagtaattaattagaattaattcatccaaaaacatattgaatttattttaaatatttatttgattaattGATTGAGATGCATATGTATGATTGTAGTTGGATGAACAACTTGGATCAACCAAAGCAGAAATGGATGAAGTGATGGAAGAGAATCAACGGCTTAAGATGTATTTAGATCGAATTCTCCAAGATTACCGAACCCTACAAATGCAATACAGAGACGTGGTACAGCGAGAGGCAACGACGAAATCTCCTCATCGAAGCGATCATGATCTCATAGGAGCACCGGCTGATCATGAGGTCATTGATCTCAACTTAGCAATGAGCTCCATCGATAGAAAAGGCGAACCGCGTAAAACACCAAAAATCAACGATAATGAAATTGGAGACGATAAGCAAGGGTTGTCGCTAGGACTTGATTGCAAATTCGGCTTGCCTGAGAAATCCCCGGTCATTGAAAATAGCGTGGAAGAAGTGAAGGAGGAAGCCGGGGAGACGTGGCCGCCTAAAGGTGTTAAGAATGGGAGAGATGGTGGTGGAGAAGATGAGATTTCACAACAAAACCCTACTAAACGAGCTAGGGTTTCTGTGAGGGTTAGATGTGACACACCAACGGTGAGATTATTATTAGAATTTGTGTTTATTGGAATTACTTTTGTGAATATGGAGGTTGGAATTAATTGGTTTTGGTTTTAGATGAATGATGGTTGTCAATGGAGGAAGTATGGACAAAAGATTTCCAAGGGGAATCCATGCCCTCGCGCATACTATCGTTGCACAGTGGCACCATCCTGTCCTGTTAGAAAACAGGTACATTTCGGTCTTTATAATAACATTCAATTCAATACTATCATCATCTACAGAAAATAGTCTCATGATTCTATTTCGGTCCTTTCACGAAATTAGTCAcatactgaaaatggaaaatttctctcattttattatacaCTTTTCGTCTCTCTCCTACTTATCCactttatctctttctttcttacTATTTCGTGTTGTCCACTAATTAGACTATTTTTGGTGGTCATGGGGAGTATAACATTATTACGAGGCTAAAATCTATTAATTTTCGACATCAAGGTACAAAGGTGCGCAGAGGATATGTCGATCCTCATCACAACATACGAAGGCACTCACAACCATCCACTCCCGATCTCGGCCACCGCCATGGCCTCCACCACTTCTGCCGCGGCATCAATGCTCATGTCCGGCTCCTCAACCTCAGGAACCGGGCcgagctcctcctcctccatcaCCACCGCGGCCAACCTCCACGGCCTAAACTTCTACCTCTCTGACAATTCAAGAACGAAGCCGGCCTTCTACCTCCCAAACCCCTCAATCTCCCCCTCATATCCCACCATCACCCTCGACCTCACCTCCtcgtcctcctcctccgcctcgcCCCATCTAAACCGCCTAGGCAGCAGTGTCAACAACAACAACTTCGTTCCACGATACTCGACCACAAACCTCAACTTCAGCTCCTTAGAATCATCCAATTACAACAATGCAACTCTAAACTATGGCCAACAACAACAAATCAACAGAAACCAAAATTCAGCTTCTCTGAGCTTCGGCTCACAACCCTACGAAACCCTATACCAATCCTACTTGCAGAGAACTATGTCaaacccaaaccctaaccctaatcaacAGAATTTAGGGCCAGACACCATTGCAGCTGCAACAAAGGCAATTACATCGGACCCTAGCTTCCAAACTGTCCTAGCCGCCGCTCTAACCTCCATCATCGGCGGCAACCACAACGCAGCCGAGAAATCGAGCGGCTGTGATGCTTTCCCGATTCTATCTAGCTTCCCGCCAACTTCAAATTCGAACAAATGCGCACCGAATTTTATGAACAAGTCTTCGTCCTCGTCGAGCTCTCAGCAGCCTGGTTTGACGCTGATTTCGCCTCCGTTTCCGTTTTCGAGCTCGAATAAGAGTAAGTCTAACTCACCGGCTGATCACAGGGATCACGTATAGTGTTATTTTTCGTTTTTTTCGGATTTTAGATGATATTTTTGTTCATTTTGGGTGGCGGAGTTTGGTCATGATGCAAATTGTGAATGGATTTAGTCTTTTTTGTCGATTTTTTTGTGAATGAATGATGTAAGGCGAAGAAAATTGTGGATATAGATGGTGATTGCTGGTAAAGATACAGTTCAATAAGTATTATCAGCTTTAATTGTTCATCTCTGACTTTTGTTATTAGTATtatgggtagtgataaaatgcaaactccaactattgtacaaatttcaaactattgtataaactccaaactatgatctgttCCATTAGAAAATGTTAACAGATGTtgacactatattgacattttttgttgctgtcATTTTCTAACtatccagatcatagtttgaagtttgtacaatatttagagtttgtataaattgcatttgattacatctctttgtattattaatttattttctatgaAATGAAATCATATTGGTGACAAATCATGGTTTGATGTAATACATTATAAAATCTATAAATATCTGCATCAATTTCAGTCATTAAGTTATCGGTATTAGCTATAATGCAAATTATATTCAATagtatgatactccctccgtcccacaataattgtcactcttggCGTTGGCACAGGTTTTAAGGAATGTAAAGAAAAATCAGTTGGAAAAGTAAGTGGCATATGAgatctacttttttatattgattttataataaaatgtgagtgaagtgagttagtggaatgtgagactatttaccatttatggtaaaaatgaagtgtgacaattattgtgggacggaccaaaatagaaaagagtgacaattattgtgaaATAAAAGGAGTATTTAGATGAGAAGATATTTATTTGTACAAGAGATGATGGTGGATGGCCATGCAAGAATCAGTATATAAAATCTATTTCAATATCGGAATCAGCAATGAAAGCAAGAATCAGTGTATAAAATCTATTTCAATATCGGAATCAGCAATGAAAGAGAGCTACAAATGTTGCACTACAAAAGTACAAATCAAGAACGATAACAAATTACAAGGAATTTAttgggaaaaaaaaaacttggtttctgtaataaaaatatttggatATGATCTAAATGCAAAAAATATGTAATAGTAGTAgaatttttgataatttatagTAGAATTATCCAGATATTGAATAATATATGATATCTCTAGATATAAATATTAGGTAAATTATTTAGATTTCTATATAGAAAAGtttaaatatatgaaattatataaaaaGTACGAGTAAAAATTCTGGGATAAAGAAAGAATGCCCTATATATGTAGGAGTGTTGTATCATTTGCTAAGTTGATAAGTTGAAAAGTAAAGTATTCTTAATTTACTCAAATCACCAATATCATCTAATTTAGATATGAAAATAATTTCAGTGTATGTGGCTATTACAATGAAAAACCAAATTGTTGGAAAGAAGATCTCCTACAATTTAAGGGATTAATTAAGAATTGGAAAGAAGATCTTCTACAATATAAGGGATTAACTAATAATTGGGAATTGATCTAATTACTGTGTATAGAATATTCTAATCTGTTTCATATTGGAAGACACGACCATAATTATTTGTTCCATAATGCAATAGATATgatcataaattcataatgcAATAGAATAGATACACGTAAACCTAATATTCGACCCACTAATACATCTGCAATAGAATAGATACACAAAAACCTAATATTCGATCCACTAATACCATCTTAAAATTTATGGTGAAAAAAAACTGTTtataatgttttgttttttcgGACACTTGTATTTGtatctttaattttaattgaaataccaagaatttttatttaaaaataattagtagtataatatattttgatccAAAGGTCATACTCATATGAAAGAATTTTCTTGTATCCTATGAAGTAGATGCACACTATAAACAAGTTTAAAGTAAATATCATCGTACATATACAACAATATCATTATATCACAATATAATAGTATTAGTATATTGTACTTAATATTATGTATTAATGTATTCGGTATTCACATGTGTATAATGTAAATTGTATCTGCTAAAATTTCTATATATTACTATTTATATCTAGTAAATATTTGATATTGTCAATATGATAAGTCATGTATACCTGTATAATAATCTCTAAATATATGATCGGCACAAAAAATACTATGAGTCCACAACCTAATTCAAGTAGATATATCGTCCTTTTCACTAAAACATGGTCGACCGATTTCAAGCCAAGTGATTCAACGCTTAATACGATAATTTCATAGTTTTGTTTTCTcaaaattattagtattttatttttagaaggaataaagtgaaaaagtcgtagtatatagtagtattttgcAACAAAATATCTATACAAATTCCACACAGACATACACTTGCATATAATATATACGAGTAGACTTGCTTCAATGGATACCGAACAGGGCTTTCAGTATTTGTATAAGTAGTTGCAAATAATTCAATGTTTTTAATCATTCGGTAAGTGAGTCACTGACCTAGTGCAACCATCAATATTTCAGACtagcaaataaaataatactagtagtaccatgtagaaaaaaaattatgtaataGAAAGACAGGCAATCCAGAGCAGCAAGGGtacaaaaattacaaatttcaCACACCACACTAGATTTTCATAAATGCCCACCATACCAATTCTGTAGCAATATACATTAGGAATATAAACTTCTAaatttcaaaatccaaaccacACTGAGAAATAGTATATTCTCTACACTGCTGAAGCCACCTCCTCTGTCTGTGATTCATCCTACACAGTAGAAAACATttcaactttctattttagattGTTCAATAACTTGGCTTTATATATAAACTATTTAACTCACCATGTTTTCTTTGTCTTCTTGAAGAGCCTCTGGCTGAGAGTCTACTGGCTCCACTACTGCAGTGAAATAACCAAATCACGAGCATAAATACGAATGATGACATTCTAAAACTAGAGAATTATGTATCTAGAACTATATTCATCACCACCTTGTGCGGGCTTCTTGCCCTGCTGCTTCTTCACCTTGTTATCAACTTCTTGCTTCACTGGTTTAGAAGGTTTCCTTTGAATGCTACGTCTCCTGGCTTCAGAAGCAGGCTTCGAGCTTGCAGGAATCTTCGACACTGATCTTCTGGTCTTCTTCACAGACTCGTCCTTCTGAGTAACTTCATTGTTGGATTGCTTCGCTTGCTCACTCTCTTCAGAAGCTATGTCCAGTGACTTTGGCTTCACTTTCTCAGCATCCGTAATAGAAGATGAGTAACTACGAGCATCATCTTCAGACAACTGATTAGGTTCTGCAGCTACTTGAGAGGTGGTTAGAGATGCATCCGATGGCTCATAGTTTTCTGAAATCTTGTAGCCCTCAAATAGTTCTTTGACAGATTCTCCCAGTCCAGAGAGTTCGTGACTGCGCAGATATGACTTCAGCTCATCACTCATCTTCTGCATAGgctgcacacacacacacacacacacttcgAATCATTAGTAAGCATATCTAATGTGCAACATCAACATTCTAACTGTATCCAAACCTTAGGGCATTCCACAAAGTGAAAAGAAAACCATTTAGCATTCCAAGTAGCAATCCATACCTCACATCCAGCCTCCAAAGCAAGCTTGAAGAAGCCAAGAGAGATGGAGTGCTTTCCAGCAGATTCAGAGTGCTTAATCTGAGTCAGCCAGTAAGATGCTGACACTAGCACGTTGAATTTCTTCCGATTGGATGATTTTGATACATCGGATAGAGGTGTGTCGCTTGATCCTTGGTTGACACCAGTCCTCTTTGATCTAGCCTCAGAAATGGGCGTGATGTTGCCGAAAGACTTGGAAGCAGAGCTGGCATTGGACTTGGAAGGAACAGAGAGGCGTCTAGGAGGCCTGGCAGACTTCTCCTTGCCGGAGAGATCGAGAACACTCACACTCTTAGTCACACTTGAGGCAAGCCTTCCCCTAAAAATTGACAGGCAAAACATATAAAAAACGCAAATCAATAACCAGAGATACCATAAACAGTATCAAACGAAAGAGCGAAGGATTTTCGGATCGCTAACAATAATCTATGCATACTTCAAATCCGAATTCTCCATTCCGTTATTGTCAATACAAATTACTGAATTCGGTTAAATTCCGGTAAAACGCGACATACAAAACAACAGACAATTGCACTATGTGTGAATTTTTTTGATGAGAGCATAATCAAACACATTTCTAAAGAGAATTTCCAGATCAGGTTCAataatacaacaaaaaataaagcgATCGGTGAATAACTTCTAATTATAATGTTCGAGAAGGCACACCTTTTAGTGGCAGAGTGGGAGTTCGTGGAGTCAGCGAGCGGCGGTTTCACCTCCTTAATTCTCGTACCAGATCGGAGCGGATACCGGAGAAGCCTCGAGGCCGATCTTCCTGCTATTGAAATAAACcgcataatttttaaaaattttcaaaaatgttagaaaaaaaaaatatttatgtgaGGGGAAAAGCAAACCTTGGTCTTTCGCAGCAGAATCCTCCATAGCAGCAGACATTTCTTCGAACTGAAACTGATGAAGAGAGGGAAACGCCGAAAATTTTGTGAGATTGATGAAGATTGAGATGGAGTAATTGAGGAAATGAGAGGTTGCTTTGTGTTCATATATTGGAGAAGATTTTATGAGCGGGAAAAAAATGCATaaatttaaaaggaaaaaattaaataattgagaGAGAAAAGGCGAGCAATGTGAGGAACGGCTTCTGGAGGGCCCATGCatttttgaatttcaaatttcgAATAATTATGATTTAATCTAAAGATTGGGAGGATTTGCTGGCATTAACTAACTGATTTTGGTGTAATTGTACTTATCTAAAAAGgaatgaaaaaattaaatagacAATAGTTCAGcggttatttatttattttgaagtcAGCATTGCATACGATTTTGTAAACATAGTAGCGAGTAATCCCTCAGTTCTAATTTAATTGGTTGATGGTTATCTTAAATGAAAATTCACTACCTAGTGCTTGAATAACTTATCCATATATGATTGGACttactttctttattttcccAGTGATTAAAGCATGCTACAATGGAAAGGAGAGAAACACATCTTAAAGTTTCTTAACGaagaacaaaaaatataaaccCATAGTCTCATTCTAATTATCACAGGAACCGCTCCTCTTATAAGTTCACTGTTAAGTTAacgtttttcttcttttcttttttcttttctcgaattaaaaaatgaagaagaacaAAAGAAGAGTTTCTGATTTAGAGTTCAAAAATGTGGGGATGATACGGAGAAATAGGTAAGAAAACAATATCTATTAAATATTATGACATGTGTTgcaaacaaatactccctccgtcccagttttaGAGTGACATTTTGCCAAAAAAGTCCGTCCCAGTTTTAGAGTTACATTTAgaattttccatttttggacATAGAAATTTACCCTATTATTCAACAAAATTACACTCAAATGCCAttataaacacaaaaataaacccaaaataaaaaacaaaaaacataaccCCCCCACCCCACCCCCAACCCCCCAACCCCCCTCATTTGACTTTCATCTACTCTCGCTCTCCACCATTTCCCGTCTCCCCCATTCCCGAACCCTAATCGCCTCCTACTCCAATCGCCGATCTAAATTGTTGGACCCCTAATCGGCTCCTACTATTATCACTCCACCATTCCCGTCTCTCTCTATTCGCTTCTCATGGCGGAAGGTTGGGATCCATTGTCGGAGTGTGAAACCCTAATAGTCCCTGATACACCACCGGAAGTGATTGAACGGTGGGAAATCGACCGTGTGGTCGATTGTTACCACCGATCTGGACATCGGAGATGGTTTGCGGGCGTTGATGGGTCTGAGGTCGTCCATGAATCTGAGCTTCCCCCACCGGCTTGTTTCTTCGACGGATCTGAAATCCAGCCACCGTCTGACGGCTTTGACGGGTCTGAACGCCAACCGCCGGCTGAGGGCTTCGACGGGTCTGAACCGTCCCTCTCCTGTGACGAATCTGGACCTCAACCAGCTTCTTCATCAAAGGTGGAGTACACCGAGAATGAGAAAGCTATGCTACTTATTTTGTTGCCTGGCATGAAAGATCTCATCTAAACTGTGGGTATTTTCTCAATTCTGAGCCACCCCTTTGCTTGGTTTGGAGGCTGTTTTGGCATGAATTGATCTTGTTTGATGTCATATGATGAAGTTTTTGTGATGAATAACATTTGATTATCTGTTTATTGACTGGATTggttgtgtttttgtgaacCTAGCCACCCCTTTGAAGGTTTAGAGGCTCTGATTTGCAAAATTGCAGCCTTTGATTGGTTTGTTGGGTCTGATTTGCAAAATTGCAGCCTTCTGAGGTAGTAGCAGATACTCCAAGCTCTCTTTGACCAAATTCTCCCCAACTTCTAGGGATGTAGGAAGCCCCACTGTTCTTCTCAGCCTTTCCTTGTTCAAGTGGGGTATTTTGTAGTTGTTGCCTCCATGCACTTCAAGGATCTTACTGAGGCAGCTTTGCAATGTTAAAAAAACATTGTTCAGAGTTTGTGGTGTGAGTTCCTCAAAAGAACTCCAGACATTACCCAGTAATTCATCTATGTTGGTTGCTACTTTATCATCTTGTAGTGATTGAATGGCCCTAAAAAAGCATAGGTCCAATACATTGGTGTCTGGGGAGTTAGCTGGTTGGCTGATTAGATGGAACTTAAATCCATCTGAACTTGCAAGCTCATCAAATTGTGAGTCAAAAGATCTTAGGTGAGGTTTGGCATTATCTTGTTGGATATAGATATCCTTGCTTGCATTGGCTGGCCACTTTGCCTTGATTGCTGGAATAATCTGTGCATTATGAATGAATCAATGTAAAAAATCCTAAATGATGACAGTATCAATGTCTGATAggttgtgtttttgtgaacCTAGCCACCCCTTTGAaggtttggaggctctgatttgcAAAAAATGCAGCCTTTTATTGGTTTGTTGGATCTGATTTGCAAAATTGCAGCCTTTGATGAATGAATCAATGTAAAAAATGCTAAATGATGACATTATCAATGTCTAATAGGCAGGTGAGGGGATAAAAATATCCATACCTGATTCAAGAGACATTCTCTCATTGCTTCCTTGTTAACTGATGGTATAGGTTTAGTCTCTAATGTCCCTCTTGGCCTATTCTTGGACTTCCTTTTGGCTGGAACTTGTTCTGTGAATGGGAATATGCCTATTTTACCATCAAAGATGGTCTGACCATCTGTGCCAAACTGTGGCCTACTTACAGCACACATGAACATCACCTTTGTGATAAATCTTTTTGACTTGCAAGACCTGTAAGGCTCATCCTCATCCGGCAACAGGTAGTATCTGTCTGAAGCTTTTGTCATGTAAAACCATTTCTCATCAATATGAACTGTATTGTGCATAGCATGATAAAGAAGCTTTCCTTCATCCAAAGCTGGCTGAATATGAGTAAGACACCATCTCATTCTACTGATTTTGTTTGCTTCAGTGAGTGCTGGTTTTATGGCATTTGTATGTGGCCTTATCAGGTGACTCTTTGCCCATCTACCAACTGTTGTCTTGCTAACACCCATTTTACATGCAAGCTTTCTATAGCAAGATCTCTCAAGAAAAGACAATTGTTTGAACTTTTCATCATCAAAATGTACTGTACCTGTTTTCTTTTTATATCCTGATGCTCTGCCCCTCATGATAACAGGTTGCCCATCTGACATTTGCTGCTTGGCTATCCCCCATAATCGGCTCACTGTAATTCTGTGCACTTTGAATCTATTGGCTGCCTCTTGAAATGAACCATGTGGCAGTGCTCCAGCTTGGCATTGCTGTTGTAGGAACTGTACAATATGGTTCTTCATTTGGCTGCTCAACTTCAGGCCTTGTCTCGGCCCTGGCTCCAGTTCTGCATCCTGAATATTCTCCTGCTCCATCTGTTGCTCCATCTGTTGCTCCATATCTTGATCCATTTCCATTCCCCTATGATGAAATTGCTCTGAGGGGAATTTACATATAAATACCTTTTGGTTGGTGTGTAGGTAGGTGGAATTGGCAATTGTTGGTGTAAATGTGGAGTGAATGTATTTATAGAGGTAGATTacctttattttgattttggatttttcCCTCCATGGGATTGTAAATTATTTTTCCCTCCTTAATTTGGAGGTTTGAGTAAATGAAAATGGAATGAATTCCCTCTTCAAATTTGTGTTGATGTGATGGCTGAAAATTAAGTGATTGCTCCTTGttcaaattttagtttaaaatttaattttgtccTATCTTAATTTTATGTAAAGGAAATAGAGTAACCAAggtgtaaaattaaaaataataagtcTAACTTATTTAAAcaaccaaaattaaataaagtgaaagaagaaacaatttttaactaaaaaaagtCAACCTATCTCACTTTCCACctactcacttcatttattacacactctacCTTCTCACTTCATTAAATACACACTCtactaatttcttaaaactcgtgccataaCTAATTGTTACTCtaaatgtgggacggagggagtatatttctaTACTAGAGGGAGGGAGCGATTATGTTATTTTCAATTCAACTCAAGGGGACATTTTAGACTCTCAGAACGGCCAtgagggggcgaccgccccctgaGTCCGTTAGTGTCTATGTACATAAATTTGCTAACAGATCATAACAAACAGTAACTAATCTGAGTCTGTAATCTGTGAAGGATCAATCACCATTCCATGAATTTGCTTCGGTCTTCCAGAAGCATTCGTGCGAGAAGCAGATGAAACAGATTGGAGCTGCACACGAGACGGTATAGGCATCTCCTCAGAGCAACCAGAGATGCATAATGATCCAGATTCATCTTGCTGCCAGTACACTTGCACCATTACACCCCTACCATTTTCTGCTGATTCTGTTCCTGGAATACCAATAAACCTTGCTCCTATCGGAACCTGCATGTTTTCAAGGACCACATCATTAACTCTTCACATTTTGTGTATAAGATGTGTGCAGTAGCATACTTGAAGAGACGTCCCGGAGTTCAGCATGAGAGTGGCAAAGGTGCCCTCAGTCGCAGCACTTTCCATCTCCACCTGTTTTGCTTTATTCAGAAATACTTCTTCTAGAGTTGTTAGCCCGAGTTGGATGTCAGCTATGCC from Salvia splendens isolate huo1 chromosome 9, SspV2, whole genome shotgun sequence includes:
- the LOC121746661 gene encoding WRKY transcription factor 72A-like, yielding MEISLHKSVLGEESKPSESNGDEESCVEEIVLHQFGAGKGAQDNENQKDSNCSNQGLVVTNMERPSPESESRSSSSTKKDQLDEQLGSTKAEMDEVMEENQRLKMYLDRILQDYRTLQMQYRDVVQREATTKSPHRSDHDLIGAPADHEVIDLNLAMSSIDRKGEPRKTPKINDNEIGDDKQGLSLGLDCKFGLPEKSPVIENSVEEVKEEAGETWPPKGVKNGRDGGGEDEISQQNPTKRARVSVRVRCDTPTMNDGCQWRKYGQKISKGNPCPRAYYRCTVAPSCPVRKQVQRCAEDMSILITTYEGTHNHPLPISATAMASTTSAAASMLMSGSSTSGTGPSSSSSITTAANLHGLNFYLSDNSRTKPAFYLPNPSISPSYPTITLDLTSSSSSSASPHLNRLGSSVNNNNFVPRYSTTNLNFSSLESSNYNNATLNYGQQQQINRNQNSASLSFGSQPYETLYQSYLQRTMSNPNPNPNQQNLGPDTIAAATKAITSDPSFQTVLAAALTSIIGGNHNAAEKSSGCDAFPILSSFPPTSNSNKCAPNFMNKSSSSSSSQQPGLTLISPPFPFSSSNKSKSNSPADHRDHV
- the LOC121746826 gene encoding uncharacterized protein LOC121746826 isoform X2; protein product: MSAAMEDSAAKDQGRSASRLLRYPLRSGTRIKEVKPPLADSTNSHSATKRGRLASSVTKSVSVLDLSGKEKSARPPRRLSVPSKSNASSASKSFGNITPISEARSKRTGVNQGSSDTPLSDVSKSSNRKKFNVLVSASYWLTQIKHSESAGKHSISLGFFKLALEAGCEPMQKMSDELKSYLRSHELSGLGESVKELFEGYKISENYEPSDASLTTSQVAAEPNQLSEDDARSYSSSITDAEKVKPKSLDIASEESEQAKQSNNEVTQKDESVKKTRRSVSKIPASSKPASEARRRSIQRKPSKPVKQEVDNKVKKQQGKKPAQVVEPVDSQPEALQEDKENMDESQTEEVASAV
- the LOC121746826 gene encoding uncharacterized protein LOC121746826 isoform X1; amino-acid sequence: MSAAMEDSAAKDQAGRSASRLLRYPLRSGTRIKEVKPPLADSTNSHSATKRGRLASSVTKSVSVLDLSGKEKSARPPRRLSVPSKSNASSASKSFGNITPISEARSKRTGVNQGSSDTPLSDVSKSSNRKKFNVLVSASYWLTQIKHSESAGKHSISLGFFKLALEAGCEPMQKMSDELKSYLRSHELSGLGESVKELFEGYKISENYEPSDASLTTSQVAAEPNQLSEDDARSYSSSITDAEKVKPKSLDIASEESEQAKQSNNEVTQKDESVKKTRRSVSKIPASSKPASEARRRSIQRKPSKPVKQEVDNKVKKQQGKKPAQVVEPVDSQPEALQEDKENMDESQTEEVASAV
- the LOC121748119 gene encoding uncharacterized protein LOC121748119 produces the protein MEMDQDMEQQMEQQMEQENIQDAELEPGPRQGLKLSSQMKNHIVQFLQQQCQAGALPHGSFQEAANRFKVHRITVSRLWGIAKQQMSDGQPVIMRGRASGYKKKTGTVHFDDEKFKQLSFLERSCYRKLACKMGVSKTTVGRWAKSHLIRPHTNAIKPALTEANKISRMRWCLTHIQPALDEGKLLYHAMHNTVHIDEKWFYMTKASDRYYLLPDEDEPYRSCKSKRFITKVMFMCAVSRPQFGTDGQTIFDGKIGIFPFTEQVPAKRKSKNRPRGTLETKPIPSVNKEAMRECLLNQIIPAIKAKWPANASKDIYIQQDNAKPHLRSFDSQFDELASSDGFKFHLISQPANSPDTNVLDLCFFRAIQSLQDDKVATNIDELLGNVWSSFEELTPQTLNNVFLTLQSCLSKILEVHGGNNYKIPHLNKERLRRTVGLPTSLEVGENLVKESLEYLLLPQKAAILQIRPNKPIKGCNFANQSL